Proteins encoded within one genomic window of Salipaludibacillus agaradhaerens:
- a CDS encoding FbpB family small basic protein yields MRKRFHKSFEELVKENKQEIMEDQKAILQIEKKIDERYEEKLLQKA; encoded by the coding sequence ATGAGAAAGCGTTTTCACAAGAGCTTCGAAGAGTTAGTTAAAGAAAATAAGCAGGAAATTATGGAAGACCAAAAAGCCATCCTCCAAATCGAGAAAAAAATCGATGAGCGTTATGAAGAGAAGTTGCTCCAAAAGGCTTGA
- a CDS encoding lysophospholipid acyltransferase family protein, which yields MLRTLIWYMYFFGYLVAVSPLLIKAHMLKKQGKKEELDTFIRTISGNWARRLIKLAGGKVSVIGAERIPKNEPLLIVSNHQGNFDIPVLLGYLGINMGFISKVEVKKIPLIRSWMIFMGCVFMDRKDRRQAVKAIKQGAESFQYGQNLVIFPEGTRSKGGPVAPFKKGSFKLATKSGVTILPVTINGSYKLMEANNNLMTPGNVVVTVTEPIRCHQTDETVDAQQLADLSRTQIMNALEDKQEHVTEELSSPV from the coding sequence ATGTTACGTACACTTATATGGTATATGTATTTTTTTGGCTACTTAGTGGCGGTTTCACCGTTGCTAATTAAAGCACACATGCTTAAAAAACAAGGCAAAAAAGAAGAATTGGATACGTTTATACGAACGATTAGCGGCAATTGGGCTCGCAGGTTAATCAAGTTGGCCGGTGGAAAAGTAAGTGTTATTGGGGCAGAACGGATTCCAAAGAACGAACCACTTCTTATCGTTAGCAATCATCAAGGAAATTTTGATATTCCCGTTTTGTTAGGTTATTTAGGAATTAATATGGGGTTTATTTCTAAAGTTGAAGTAAAGAAAATCCCATTGATTCGTTCATGGATGATATTCATGGGCTGTGTTTTTATGGATCGCAAGGATAGACGACAGGCAGTGAAGGCGATCAAACAAGGTGCAGAGTCGTTTCAATATGGACAAAACCTTGTGATTTTTCCAGAGGGTACACGTAGTAAGGGAGGTCCTGTAGCCCCTTTTAAAAAAGGCAGCTTCAAACTGGCGACAAAATCAGGTGTTACAATTCTGCCCGTCACAATTAATGGGTCTTATAAGTTAATGGAAGCCAATAATAATTTAATGACTCCCGGAAACGTAGTCGTAACCGTGACTGAGCCTATACGTTGTCATCAAACTGACGAAACAGTTGATGCGCAACAGTTGGCTGATTTGAGTCGGACACAAATTATGAATGCTTTAGAGGATAAGCAAGAGCATGTAACTGAGGAACTATCTTCTCCTGTGTAG
- a CDS encoding lysine N(6)-hydroxylase/L-ornithine N(5)-oxygenase family protein has product MENKKVYDMIGVGIGPFNLGMAALLDNKEEIEGIFFEESSSFNWHPGMLIEGADLQVPFLADLVTFADPTSKYSFINYLHKHNRLYTFYFFNRFDIPRREYNDYAQWVAGQLDNCRFNKRVVDVTDHVTTSSYYEVTVEDQQTKVLETYLAKHLVIGTGSSPSIPAEFEGFPQEDVLHTSAYQYCVDTFTEADKVLIAGSGQSAAEVFLDQLQRQTQRKPMLYWLTRSPGFFQLEAGKLGQEVFSPDYIDYFHKLSYETRQRELPHLTQLRNGIEEKTLHKIYDLLYHHTTQIRELPVLIQANVELKSIEKGKDGYHVSCYQLQEDMSFTITVDKVVLATGYQPHIPNWLHKFSDLIEWEDDAHFTVSRDYKLQFKEERSHHIFTLTNLEHSHGAGATNLALAVERNVTIINRIAGKTLYPEQRHTVFQTFSHDVHNDY; this is encoded by the coding sequence ATGGAAAATAAGAAAGTATATGACATGATAGGGGTAGGTATCGGTCCGTTCAATTTAGGTATGGCTGCTTTATTAGATAATAAGGAAGAAATAGAAGGCATTTTCTTTGAAGAAAGCTCGTCATTTAATTGGCATCCAGGTATGTTAATTGAAGGGGCAGATTTGCAGGTGCCATTTTTAGCAGATTTAGTGACATTTGCTGATCCAACTAGTAAGTACAGCTTTATTAATTATTTACATAAACATAATCGGCTTTACACCTTTTATTTTTTTAATCGGTTTGATATTCCTAGAAGAGAATACAACGACTATGCACAATGGGTTGCAGGCCAACTGGATAATTGCCGATTTAATAAACGGGTAGTCGATGTTACAGATCATGTGACGACTTCTTCTTACTATGAAGTGACAGTGGAAGATCAACAGACAAAAGTATTAGAAACGTACTTAGCAAAACATCTTGTGATCGGGACTGGAAGTAGCCCTTCCATACCAGCTGAATTTGAAGGTTTTCCACAAGAAGATGTTCTTCATACGAGCGCTTATCAGTATTGTGTTGATACTTTTACTGAAGCCGATAAAGTATTAATTGCAGGCTCTGGACAAAGTGCCGCAGAAGTATTTCTCGATCAGCTACAGAGACAAACACAACGTAAACCGATGTTATATTGGTTGACCCGATCACCAGGATTCTTTCAGCTGGAAGCGGGGAAATTAGGACAGGAAGTCTTTTCTCCTGACTATATTGACTATTTCCATAAGTTATCTTATGAGACGAGACAAAGAGAATTACCTCATTTAACACAGCTACGGAATGGGATAGAAGAGAAAACGTTGCATAAAATTTATGACCTTCTCTACCATCACACCACTCAAATAAGGGAACTGCCTGTATTAATCCAGGCCAATGTAGAACTGAAAAGTATTGAAAAAGGTAAAGACGGTTATCACGTATCTTGCTATCAGCTTCAGGAGGATATGTCTTTTACAATCACAGTGGATAAAGTAGTATTGGCTACAGGTTATCAGCCGCATATCCCTAATTGGTTACATAAATTCTCAGACTTAATTGAATGGGAAGATGATGCTCATTTCACCGTTAGTCGAGACTATAAACTTCAATTTAAAGAAGAAAGATCCCATCATATTTTTACATTAACGAACTTGGAACACAGCCATGGGGCAGGGGCTACAAATTTAGCGTTAGCCGTTGAACGTAATGTGACAATTATCAATCGTATTGCAGGTAAAACTCTTTATCCTGAACAGCGACATACGGTTTTTCAAACGTTTAGCCACGATGTTCATAACGACTATTAG
- the arsB gene encoding ACR3 family arsenite efflux transporter, translating into MSKDVEDAAGKGISFFERYLSVWVIICIMAGVAVGQFLPVIPDTLSRFEYAQVSIPVAILIWLMIYPMMAQIDFSSIANAGRKPKGLIVTLVVNWLIKPFTMFFFAWLFFRVVFAPFIPEALATEYIAGAVLLGAAPCTAMVFVWSYLTKGNASYTLVQVSVNDLIMIFAYGPIVMLLLRINNVVIPFDTIFLSIVLFIIIPLAAGYVSRVVLIRRKGLAWFENVYLKAAGKFTIVGLLLTLIILFSFQGEVIINNPLHILLIAVPLIIQTLFIFVIAYLWAKTWRIEHSVAAPAAMIGTSNFFELAVAVAIALFGLNSGAALVTVVGVLVEVPLMLFLVRIANNTRGWFPAEPQLVKNK; encoded by the coding sequence ATGAGTAAAGATGTGGAAGATGCAGCAGGGAAAGGTATTAGCTTTTTTGAAAGGTATTTATCTGTCTGGGTGATCATTTGTATTATGGCGGGCGTAGCCGTTGGACAATTCCTTCCGGTAATACCTGATACGCTTAGTCGTTTCGAATATGCGCAAGTGTCCATTCCAGTGGCCATTTTAATTTGGCTGATGATCTATCCAATGATGGCGCAAATCGATTTTTCTAGTATTGCCAATGCAGGACGTAAACCAAAAGGACTTATCGTCACGTTAGTTGTTAACTGGCTGATCAAACCGTTTACGATGTTTTTCTTCGCTTGGCTCTTTTTCCGAGTTGTATTTGCCCCGTTCATTCCAGAGGCGCTTGCGACAGAATATATTGCCGGGGCTGTGTTATTAGGAGCGGCACCGTGTACGGCCATGGTATTCGTATGGAGCTATTTGACGAAGGGGAATGCTAGTTATACACTCGTTCAGGTATCAGTGAATGACCTCATCATGATCTTTGCTTACGGACCGATCGTCATGCTCCTACTTCGTATTAATAATGTGGTCATTCCGTTTGATACGATTTTCTTATCGATTGTCTTATTTATTATTATTCCGTTAGCGGCAGGATACGTATCACGGGTAGTACTTATTAGACGCAAAGGTTTAGCTTGGTTTGAAAACGTCTATTTAAAAGCCGCAGGGAAATTTACGATAGTCGGCTTATTATTAACGTTAATCATTTTATTTTCATTCCAAGGAGAAGTGATTATTAATAATCCGCTTCATATCTTATTAATTGCTGTGCCTCTAATTATACAGACATTATTTATTTTTGTTATCGCCTACTTATGGGCAAAAACGTGGCGCATTGAACATAGTGTTGCGGCACCAGCGGCTATGATCGGGACGAGTAACTTTTTCGAGCTAGCAGTGGCAGTAGCGATCGCGTTGTTCGGATTGAATTCAGGTGCCGCACTCGTCACAGTCGTGGGGGTGCTAGTGGAAGTGCCACTTATGCTGTTTTTAGTACGGATTGCTAACAATACAAGAGGATGGTTTCCCGCTGAACCGCAGCTCGTAAAAAATAAGTAG
- a CDS encoding aldehyde dehydrogenase: MREAIQSLIQKQKQYFYSGETKGLSFRKAQLTKLKEAIKKREQDIMDALKKDLNKGQQEVFFTEIGFLYSELKDMMKNVDYWAEPRKVKTPISHMGGKSYIYKEPYGVTLIISPWNYPFQLCLGPLIGAIGAGNTAILKPSELTPNTSTVIRDLIVATFPEEYVAVVEGDVEVSQALLNEKFDYIFFTGSTSVGKKVMEAAAKHLTPVTLELGGKSPAIVMEDADLKLAAKRIVWGKFINAGQTCVAPDYVLVHESRRRKFLKLLVHYTKKWFDEDARRRKPYPRIINERHVDRLAGLLKNTDKVFYGGAYDRDQRFVEPTIMMDVSMNDAVMAEEIFGPILPVLFYKYDYEIIETVRKRPNPLALYLFTEDKESERMVLSNLSFGGGCINDTIMHLATPYLPFGGVGESGMGAYHGKNSFDTFTHEKSIFKQTTAFDLPVRYGQSQTSMSALRKMWE; the protein is encoded by the coding sequence ATGAGAGAAGCCATTCAGTCACTCATTCAGAAACAAAAACAATACTTTTATTCTGGAGAAACGAAAGGTCTTTCTTTTCGTAAAGCCCAGTTGACAAAACTAAAAGAAGCAATAAAGAAGCGTGAACAAGATATTATGGACGCTCTTAAAAAAGATTTAAATAAAGGTCAGCAAGAAGTATTTTTCACTGAGATAGGATTTCTTTATAGTGAACTAAAAGATATGATGAAAAATGTGGATTATTGGGCTGAACCTAGAAAAGTTAAGACCCCGATTAGCCATATGGGAGGAAAAAGTTACATATATAAGGAACCATATGGTGTGACATTAATTATCTCTCCATGGAATTATCCTTTTCAGTTATGTCTCGGCCCTTTAATTGGGGCGATAGGGGCTGGTAATACGGCTATCCTAAAGCCTTCCGAATTAACCCCTAATACGAGTACTGTGATTAGAGATCTCATAGTGGCCACTTTCCCAGAAGAGTATGTGGCAGTCGTTGAAGGAGACGTTGAGGTATCACAAGCACTTTTAAATGAAAAGTTTGATTACATTTTCTTTACAGGGAGCACATCGGTAGGGAAAAAGGTGATGGAGGCAGCAGCCAAACATTTAACCCCAGTAACCTTGGAGCTTGGCGGGAAAAGTCCTGCGATCGTGATGGAAGATGCTGACTTGAAATTAGCTGCTAAACGAATTGTCTGGGGGAAATTCATTAATGCCGGTCAAACATGTGTAGCCCCTGATTATGTATTAGTCCATGAATCGCGGAGACGTAAATTCCTTAAACTTCTCGTTCATTATACGAAGAAATGGTTTGATGAGGATGCAAGGCGACGTAAGCCTTATCCCCGTATTATTAACGAGCGACACGTCGATCGCCTTGCAGGGCTTCTTAAAAATACCGATAAAGTGTTCTATGGAGGAGCTTACGATCGAGATCAACGATTTGTAGAGCCGACGATTATGATGGATGTATCAATGAACGATGCTGTTATGGCAGAAGAGATTTTCGGCCCTATTTTACCTGTTTTGTTTTATAAATATGATTATGAAATCATTGAGACGGTAAGAAAACGTCCTAATCCATTAGCTCTGTATTTATTTACTGAAGATAAGGAAAGCGAGCGCATGGTTTTAAGTAACTTATCGTTTGGGGGAGGATGTATCAATGACACGATAATGCACTTAGCCACACCGTATTTGCCATTTGGTGGAGTAGGGGAAAGTGGAATGGGAGCTTACCATGGAAAAAATAGTTTTGATACGTTTACCCATGAGAAAAGTATCTTTAAACAAACGACGGCCTTTGATCTGCCTGTTCGTTACGGACAATCGCAAACATCCATGAGCGCATTGAGAAAAATGTGGGAATAA
- a CDS encoding GNAT family N-acetyltransferase: protein MIRKLKPSELEDSIRLSEFAFQYEMTEEERRERLSSLDPDVTWVMEENGVIMSKASVLPFHVYIDGKSFKMGGVAGVATWPEYRRSGLVSQLLKHALKDMKENGQSLSFLHPFSIPFYRKFGWELFSDEAKLTLSKEQLPGRLPHNGHVKRIEPDYTAIDDVYQQWAKRYSGTLVRDEKWWKDSLFKRKKGMLAAYYHGDQCTGYMIYTVKEMKMTIHELIWITPDARNGLMSFISNHDSMIETVSITTAPHERLPFLLPDPKVKHEVTSYFMARIVDVHSFLKEYPFKWDSDAGPLIFHVTDETCEWNNGTYIIKFSETKENEIEFFPFSEKTKEGVSCQHAPKKGIHLDVRMLTAILLGSQSPHTLAEEALIESDEKTLAALITCLPPLKPFLYDFF, encoded by the coding sequence ATGATTCGAAAACTTAAACCATCTGAACTAGAAGACAGCATCCGCTTGTCTGAGTTTGCCTTTCAATACGAAATGACTGAAGAGGAACGGCGTGAGCGCCTTTCTTCTCTGGACCCTGATGTCACATGGGTTATGGAAGAGAATGGGGTGATTATGTCTAAAGCGTCTGTCTTACCCTTTCACGTCTACATCGACGGAAAATCTTTTAAAATGGGAGGAGTTGCAGGCGTAGCCACATGGCCTGAGTATCGTCGAAGTGGTCTCGTGTCCCAACTACTCAAACACGCATTAAAGGATATGAAAGAGAACGGTCAATCATTATCGTTCCTTCACCCTTTTTCCATCCCTTTTTACAGGAAATTTGGCTGGGAGCTGTTCAGCGACGAAGCAAAACTAACGCTGTCAAAGGAGCAGTTACCAGGACGCCTTCCGCACAATGGACATGTAAAGCGTATCGAACCAGACTACACAGCTATTGATGACGTTTACCAACAGTGGGCAAAACGTTATAGTGGTACGCTTGTCCGGGATGAAAAATGGTGGAAAGACTCTCTCTTCAAACGCAAAAAGGGGATGCTTGCCGCTTATTATCATGGTGATCAATGTACCGGCTATATGATATACACGGTAAAAGAGATGAAGATGACAATACATGAGCTTATTTGGATCACTCCCGATGCCCGAAACGGGTTGATGAGCTTTATATCTAATCATGATTCCATGATTGAAACAGTCTCAATCACAACGGCGCCGCACGAACGTTTACCATTCCTCCTGCCTGATCCAAAAGTAAAACACGAGGTCACCTCTTACTTTATGGCAAGGATTGTCGACGTCCATTCTTTTTTGAAAGAGTACCCGTTTAAATGGGACTCTGACGCTGGGCCACTTATATTTCATGTAACAGATGAGACATGCGAGTGGAACAACGGCACATACATTATAAAATTTAGTGAAACAAAGGAAAACGAGATTGAATTTTTCCCGTTCTCAGAGAAAACGAAAGAAGGGGTGAGCTGCCAGCATGCCCCTAAAAAAGGGATTCACTTAGATGTGAGAATGCTAACAGCGATTTTATTAGGGAGCCAATCACCACATACTCTGGCAGAGGAAGCATTGATCGAAAGTGATGAGAAAACGTTAGCGGCACTCATCACATGTCTTCCTCCACTGAAACCATTTTTATATGATTTTTTCTAA
- a CDS encoding SCP2 sterol-binding domain-containing protein, producing MSVDTILATIVRRMNEEPEHLEGLTYTYEFRLTGEEEQLYQLKIDNQTAEYATNRQWEPKLTLELSEANFQKLATDSLNPAMAYMNGKLKVHGELTHALKFHSLLKKYT from the coding sequence TTGTCAGTAGATACAATATTGGCTACGATTGTAAGGAGAATGAACGAGGAACCAGAGCATTTAGAAGGACTTACCTATACCTATGAATTTCGGTTAACAGGAGAAGAAGAGCAGCTCTATCAGCTGAAAATAGACAATCAAACAGCTGAGTACGCTACAAATAGGCAGTGGGAACCTAAATTAACGCTAGAATTAAGCGAGGCTAACTTTCAAAAGCTCGCCACTGACAGTCTAAATCCAGCAATGGCTTATATGAATGGCAAGTTAAAAGTTCACGGCGAACTAACCCATGCCCTCAAGTTTCATAGTCTGTTAAAAAAATATACGTAA
- a CDS encoding acylphosphatase, with product MQRYYVIVSGHVQGVGFRFNTQMKASEFGVSGWVRNNMDGSVELEVQGEPETVEAFLASLKNIKFPAKVRSLNKKEIEVVEGEKAFSIR from the coding sequence ATGCAACGTTATTATGTCATTGTGAGTGGGCATGTTCAAGGAGTTGGCTTTCGCTTCAATACGCAAATGAAAGCCTCAGAATTTGGTGTAAGCGGTTGGGTAAGAAATAATATGGATGGGTCTGTGGAGTTAGAAGTCCAAGGTGAACCGGAGACAGTAGAAGCTTTTTTAGCCTCTTTAAAAAACATAAAATTTCCAGCTAAAGTGAGAAGTTTGAATAAAAAAGAAATTGAAGTAGTTGAAGGCGAAAAAGCCTTTTCAATTCGTTAG
- a CDS encoding cryptochrome/photolyase family protein: protein MSDIYAVWLRNDLRFHDNRAIHQALRAACETNGRVVLFFHLHPNFVTTIDLHHDYFFQSVHHFQKRCQQLNLHLPIFFGDPHEAFSKLLASFNTLKAVFYQKDYTRFGKERDKEITSFLHNKGIATYGFSGSHIVEPDELTKADGTPYHVFTPYFRKWQQHLKPKTVSINLEELKNRYVCHDSHNIQDDTPFFNHHVLAHCHQHWTDIGEEKATELLEQFIEERLTTYAELRDQPAQSGTSNLSPFIKTGALSPATIFHSVTAHIDTAGKGAETFIKELAWRDFYAMIYHVYPETDTQEYQLKYRDLPWRRDEDELWQRWITGTTGFPIVDAGMRQLNETGWMHNRLRMVTASFLTKDYLIDWRLGEAYFAKKLIDYDIASNVGGWQWAASVGTDAVPYFRVFNPTRQSEHFDPKGLFIKQYVPELAQVPVKYIHHPATMPHATQQASTCLIGHDYPEPSVDHALQRKKTIAIFKEENLS from the coding sequence ATGAGTGACATTTATGCCGTATGGCTGAGAAATGATTTAAGGTTTCATGACAACCGTGCTATTCATCAAGCACTTCGCGCTGCATGTGAGACAAATGGCCGTGTCGTTCTATTTTTTCATCTTCACCCAAACTTCGTAACGACCATTGACTTACATCATGATTATTTTTTTCAGTCGGTTCACCATTTTCAGAAAAGGTGTCAACAGCTTAACTTACATCTTCCCATCTTTTTTGGTGATCCTCACGAAGCATTTTCAAAACTGCTCGCATCCTTTAACACGTTAAAAGCTGTTTTCTATCAAAAAGATTATACAAGGTTCGGTAAAGAGAGAGATAAAGAGATCACATCATTTCTGCATAATAAAGGGATTGCCACGTATGGATTTAGTGGTAGCCATATTGTTGAACCAGACGAGCTTACAAAGGCGGATGGCACGCCTTATCACGTTTTCACTCCTTATTTTCGTAAATGGCAGCAACATCTAAAACCTAAAACGGTATCCATTAATCTTGAGGAACTTAAAAACCGCTATGTGTGTCATGATTCCCACAACATTCAAGACGATACACCTTTTTTTAATCACCATGTTTTAGCTCACTGTCACCAGCATTGGACTGACATAGGTGAAGAAAAGGCAACTGAACTACTAGAACAATTTATCGAAGAACGGCTCACAACTTATGCTGAATTGCGAGATCAACCTGCACAATCCGGGACGAGCAATCTTTCCCCCTTTATTAAAACTGGGGCACTATCACCAGCAACCATTTTCCACAGTGTGACGGCCCATATCGATACTGCGGGAAAAGGGGCGGAAACATTTATAAAAGAGCTTGCTTGGCGGGATTTTTATGCAATGATCTATCATGTCTATCCTGAAACAGATACGCAGGAGTATCAACTAAAATATAGAGACTTACCGTGGCGAAGGGACGAGGATGAGCTCTGGCAACGCTGGATCACTGGTACAACAGGTTTCCCAATTGTTGATGCAGGTATGAGACAATTAAACGAAACAGGCTGGATGCATAATCGATTAAGAATGGTCACAGCGTCTTTTTTAACAAAGGATTACTTAATTGATTGGCGTTTAGGCGAAGCTTATTTTGCGAAGAAACTCATTGACTATGATATAGCCTCAAATGTGGGAGGCTGGCAATGGGCCGCTTCTGTTGGCACTGACGCAGTCCCTTACTTTAGAGTGTTTAACCCAACCCGCCAATCTGAGCACTTCGATCCTAAGGGCCTCTTCATTAAACAATATGTACCAGAACTTGCCCAAGTACCGGTAAAGTATATTCATCATCCAGCCACAATGCCACACGCTACTCAACAGGCAAGCACATGTCTTATTGGTCACGATTATCCAGAGCCTTCAGTGGATCATGCCTTACAACGAAAAAAAACCATCGCTATATTTAAGGAGGAGAACTTATCATGA